The following are encoded in a window of Plasmodium cynomolgi strain B DNA, chromosome 4, whole genome shotgun sequence genomic DNA:
- a CDS encoding hypothetical protein (putative) translates to MTYLWRRTFLRPAWYWRDINRALLSGEKKERFMSYFQQKREDIKETEESYNLEEAFLRRISKMNNSALAHTCEDINRRKMNNHYMWELVHVRVRAIRNSFNGDELVVMLHAYCNSLSFDPNFTDLVNLFWDLLEEKLENLDYLSHIALYYCAEKTKNEKKMDQITALLQNALLKNGSPQMKLTERGLQIILKIFCKNEKIVVQKEHITAVGELIQKVDVKEVRNVFSFDEPFLAILKKIQELLIFKKINPCTVLKCLSVTPKLCNDNAAALQGVRSTLCVAHLAQRIRAGR, encoded by the exons ATGACTTATCTGTGGAGGAGGACATTCCTTCGACCCGCCTGGTATTGGAGAGATATAAACAGAGCTCTGCTCAgtggagaaaagaaagaacgaTTCATGTCCTATTTCCAACAAAAGAGGGAAGACATAAAAGAAACGGAAGAGTCTTACAATTTAGAAGAAGCCTTCCTAAGAcgtatttcaaaaatgaataacagTGCGTTggcacacacatgtgaagATATTAACAGAAGGAAAATGAATAACCATTATATGTGGGAGTTAGTTCACGTCAGAGTGAGAGCAATTAGAAACTCGTTCAATGGAGACGAGTTGGTTGTCATGCTTCATGCGTACTGTAATAGTTTGTCGTTTGATCCCAATTTTACCGATTtggtaaatttattttgggACTTGTTGGAAGAGAAGCTAGAGAATCTCGACTATTTATCGCATATAGCTCTATACTACTGTGcagagaaaacaaaaaatgaaaaaaaaatggatcaaATTACTGCTTTGCTTCAAAATGCGCTACTAAAGAATGgatccccccaaatgaagcTCACGGAAAGGGGActacaaattattttaaaaattttttgcaagaACGAAAAGATAGTGGTCCAAAAGGAACATATCACAGCTGTTGGGGAACTTATACAAAAAGTGGATGTGAAGGAGGTACGAAATGTATT cTCTTTTGATGAACCTTTCCttgccattttaaaaaaaattcaagagTTACTAATTTTTAAGAAGATAAATCCGTGTACTGTTTTGAAGTGCTTGAGCGTTACGCCGAAGCTTTGCAATGACAATGCCGCCGCGCTGCAGGGGGTTAGGAGCACTTTGTGCGTTGCCCACCTGGCGCAGCGAATAAGAGCTGGGCGGTAG
- a CDS encoding hypothetical protein (putative) translates to MKGGSGGGVGHSGGAGHSEAVGRSEAVGRSGGGCRIKKVTFREPPVICEFSENEKHEFDEPSCGEGAANEIFLDDTELSSLMKNFDPTDFGIKEKLTDSEKKILIREIYGRRGANGAFSTSLSNKRKDKNSIILREEDPPQEQSRGTGGETTRYANMQNGGSQRWEEAIKNTSETNNKTVEEDHCYFPNDGYDYEQHLKTISPNFVSANSKGENNLFEVKPTDEEERELFKTFEVDNYEELNDNFVYEAQDVSGEDKLDVSKDLIWGTPDWSFPVGGASATYLSADPMQLNQLGESEDGATTDGGISDAKEEEARLPRNHRIRSGSSSGSSSGESSSGGSSGGGRGGGRGNPHENGYVIFDEDTRPKISTCEKKKDKDANTDKSDPNALKLSDLVKLEMQKVDSKNLNEIKNIVDKIKILQILNSQKEEEGHLGKGDGEEDSRSDASGEFFFSSSDASSSSLSYDCETILTTKTNTTNHPCKLVIPKKVPTPSSASPLINPLPHGSANPRRRDKEKEKVGQEAKLESYLVLENINTTRGKNETPEEKRERKKSVKEAQRLNRKLKKENALLMKSEKKMMNKKSNPFDIRDNVKYIKL, encoded by the exons atgaaggggggaagcggtggaggaGTAGGACACAGTGGAGGAGCAGGGCACAGTGAAGCAGTAGGACGCAGTGAAGCAGTAGGGCGGAGTGGAGGTGGCTGCCGAATCAAAAAGGTGACCTTCCGAGAGCCACCAGTAATCTGTGAATTTAGCGAAAACGAAAAGCATGAGTTTGATGAACCGTCTTGTGGAGAAGGTGCAGctaatgaaatttttttggacGACACCGAGTTGTCATCACtgatgaaaaatttcgaCCCGACAGATTTTGGCATTAAAGAAAAGCTAACTGAtagtgaaaagaaaatactCATCAGGGAAATTTACGGAAGACGAGGTGCAAACGGTGCGTTCTCTACGTCTCTATCAAATAAGAGGAAGGACAAGAATAGTATTATCCTTAGGGAGGAAGATCCACCACAGGAGCAGTCAAGGGGGACAGGAGGAGAAACAACCAGATATGctaatatgcaaaatggaggaagtcAACGCTGGGAAGAagccataaaaaatacaagcGAGACGAACAACAAAACGGTGGAGGAGGATc ACTGTTACTTCCCAAATGATGGGTATGACTATGAACAACACTTAAAAACCATAAGTCCCAATTTTGTAAGTGCAAATTCCAAAGGAGAGAATAACCTTTTTGAGGTTAAGCCaacagatgaagaagaaagagagCTATTTAAAACGTTTGAAGTGGACAACTATGAAGAGCTGAATGATAATTTTGTGTACGAAGCGCAGGATGTGAGTGGTGAGGATAAGTTGGACGTGTCAAAGGATCTCATTTGGGGCACCCCTGACTGGAGTTTCCCCGTGGGTGGTGCTAGTGCCACTTATTTGTCTGCCGATCCGATGCAGCTAAACCAGTTGGGAGAAAGCGAGGACGGAGCTACAACCGACGGGGGGATTAGCGAtgcgaaggaggaggaagctcGTTTGCCAAGAAATCACCGCATTCGTAGTGGTAGCAGTAGCGGCAGCAGTAGTGGAGAAAGCAGCAGTGGAGGAAGCAGCGGTGGCGGCCGTGGAGGTGGAAGAGGCAACCCGCACGAGAACGGATACGTCATCTTTGATGAAGATACACGCCCAAAAATCTCCACAtgtgagaagaaaaaagataaagatGCAAACACAGACAAAAGCGACCCGAACGCTCTAAAGCTGAGCGATCTGGTCAAGctggaaatgcaaaaagtcGACAGCAAGAAtttgaatgaaataaaaaatatagtt GacaaaatcaaaattttgcaaattttgaattcacaaaaagaggaggaaggtCACCTTGGGAAGGGTGATGGTGAGGAGGACTCCCGTTCGGACGCATCTGGGgagttctttttctcctcctccgatGCGTCATCCTCATCATTGTCATACGATTGCGAAACAATCCTTACGACGAAGACCAACACAACAAACCACCCTTGCAAGTTAGTTATCCCCAAGAAGGTCCCTACCCCCTCCTCTGCCAGCCCGCTGATTAACCCTCTTCCTCACGGCAGTGCCAACCCGAGGAGGAGGgacaaggagaaggagaaagtgGGCCAAGAGGCCAAACTGGAGAGCTACCTAGTCCTGGAAAAT ATAAACACCACGCGCGGCAAAAACGAAACCCCGGAAGAAAagagggagaggaagaaatccGTCAAGGAGGCGCAGCGGCTGAACCGGAagttgaaaaaggaaaacgcgCTGCTGATGAAG agcgagaaaaaaatgatgaacaagAAGAGCAACCCCTTCGACATCAGAGACAACGTCAAGTACATTAAACTGTGA
- a CDS encoding Ser/Thr kinase (putative), producing the protein MKKTDEAENSPEKGKREEEEEEEEEEEGSHDVGENGRAEKDSAIINYDQHEEHFNMPPCDSDQREGGSESTRNDLQLEAPLGEPHLHRYRSVEGVDETDTHMHTRKGNSNYKKAQGGTIEARSNEPLHVMDMNCDDVHSIVNYLISVEREEFNEKCRAQGGSDDGRYGEACGGRYGDPCDVRYGDALDGRYDDARDGRYDDATDSAQDEGGRAHSPAGTPAVADTPSASSQNGQTDHMDKYDIKYRHILNSMIDYIFSHPSDHFLELNNKEVEEEGNRSSGRGRGRRRRGGSLLGKRGRGSRLLGRRSPIKWYNDCSHGGPSHPDDSFAKRMKRTEHTTTSDEEPSKGCKLSWQKCSHNDCTCVREVSPPKRREDVPCTNDHEGEKPTRRGMGVPYHLAEVPYGGPQIVQKGQPSGMTLPSGMTLPSGTPLPPSGTLLPPSDITGRHFKRETVNSEATSDYVNAWWRTKGGWGYNAHSTDHPMIVKDQTEKAKSRETHNNQMDNTHRVDTIRTRIETLHKGIFSSLNKLKGNHRGCTEGGDLQEENRRRKGEDIPTLENKSDKNFIFTDFNFVGHLPMCNAPTDWQSGETHVHAPCDRKKSVIRSMNRIIRSLLPEGRKTILSCVSTDEDMHVWSHVRFADFNFFHGDVTQVGPSCMVPPPSGKTSNYYSSRLYTGKKDSRCKMDNLHSDRVDQTEKMQFYFHIREFTRQQYKMNMLVEYLQVKHLTESNRHLGGDCFGGGNYNSAHFTRREVHIKRFELLHRYYLQFLSRFYLEGDTSTEEATLIRLKRHMYGLDRCSIDCVGQRQGWGLPPLEVSQVETTEEAASREKSSHMRPSRHDIRADLSREMESSLPGCPRSHVGANADQEVSQEVSQKVNQEANPETNQKANWEANPETNRKVAPHPRASATANTPMSANEISEAHELRILYRFAKRIRSFLRRSRVDNPEKLPLRKIRKIVKSLCAVCAIRYGSFLSHELFRFVFKSAGRRKRVKREMREVRLDRTELPHQATLPHPTTQRRPVKIILKRNIKSCRDPQLEKHFKLDDSPERSDTNEGMIKHRVEEQVIYERRNLFFKGDDRKKRQLLDMHFDEVFSRVFFSKVLPTCVDEICVKKVSTGSPQRGGNSDGRGGSGSIRSRNSSTSSTSSSSSNGRGGGDRRSGQGRYFTGETNTEKRKNLRERAAIWKDTTIWKGATSKAHKLKRDQVVTLFQILYLHFYKCFSRLNVCSLLGTYCSGHSVSDERGGGSDESTSQEVDPPREVDKVGEVEEAQNAYYYHTFLSRFPPLREKKIVACAPQDFFKSLNKNFIRTVIYHVNKTLGDFSFLEKLFDEYEHVEGLCANKIAKAFWDCSDDEVTYREEDRYYNVIKDHFVQVIVPFCEKNSG; encoded by the exons atgaaaaaaacggacgAAGCGGAAAATAGCCccgagaaggggaaaagggaggaggaggaggaggaagaagaagaagaagagggcAGCCACGATGTTGGGGAAAACGGAAGAGCAGAAAAGGACAGTGCCATCATAAATTATGACCAACATGAGGAGCACTTTAACATGCCCCCATGTGATAGTGACCAACGCGAAGGCGGAAGTGAATCTACGCGGAACGACCTCCAGTTAGAGGCACCCCTGGGCGAACCGCACCTTCACAGGTACCGCTCTGTAGAAGGAGTCGACGAAACggacacacacatgcacacacgtaAGGGGAACTCCAATTATAAAAAAGCGCAGGGGGGAACAATAGAAGCACGCTCAAACGAACCCCTTCACGTGATGGACATGAACTGCGACGATGTGCACTCGattgtaaattatttgatATCCGTGGAGAGGGAAGAGTTTAACGAGAAGTGCCGCGCCCAGGGTGGCAGCGATGATGGCAGGTATGGTGAGGCCTGTGGTGGCAGGTATGGTGACCCCTGTGATGTCAGATATGGTGACGCCCTCGATGGCAGATACGATGACGCCCGCGATGGCAGATACGATGATGCCACGGATAGTGCCCAGGACGAGGGTGGAAGGGCTCATTCCCCCGCGGGCACTCCAGCTGTCGCCGACACCCCCAGCGCGTCGTCCCAAAACGGCCAAACGGATCACATGGATAAGTACGACATAAAATACAGGCACATTTTGAACTCTATGATagattacattttttcgcaTCCGAGTGATCATTTTTTGGAGTTGAACAATAAggaggtggaggaggagggtAACAGGAGTAGCGGTAGGGGTAGGGGTAGGAGAAGACGGGGAGGTAGTCTTTTAGGTAAGAGAGGACGCGGAAGTAGACTATTGGGTAGGAGAAGCCCGATCAAATGGTACAACGACTGCTCACATGGTGGTCCCTCCCACCCCGATGACTCCTTCGCTAAACGCATGAAGAGGACAGAACACACCACCACCAGTGACGAGGAACCCTCAAAAGGGTGTAAGCTAAGTTGGCAGAAATGCAGCCATAATGACTGCACATGTGTCCGTGAGGTGAGTCCCCCGAAGAGGAGAGAAGATGTACCCTGCACAAACGACCACGAAGGGGAGAAGCCAACACGGAGAGGAATGGGTGTACCATACCACTTAGCGGAGGTGCCTTATGGGGGGCCTCAAATTGTGCAGAAAGGTCAGCCAAGTGGGATGACTCTTCCTAGTGGGATGACTCTTCCTAGTGGGACGCCTCTTCCTCCTAGTGGgacgcttcttcccccaagTGACATTACTGGAAGGCATTTCAAAAGAGAAACCGTCAACAGTGAAGCGACCTCCGATTATGTGAACGCTTGGTGGAGGACCAAAGGTGGGTGGGGATACAACGCCCATTCGACTGACCACCCGATGATCGTCAAAGATCAAACAGAGAAGGCAAAATCGAGGGAGACACACAACAACCAAATGGACAACACACATAGAGTAGACACTATAAGGACAAGGATAGAGACACTTCATAAAGGAATATTTTCCAGCCTTAATAAGCTAAAGGGTAATCACCGTGGATGTACCGAAGGGGGAGACCTTCAAGAAGAAAACAGAAGGAGAAAGGGTGAAGATATCCCCACGTTGGAAAATAAATcggataaaaattttatttttactgaTTTCAACTTCGTGGGACACCTCCCCATGTGCAATGCTCCTACTGATTGGCAAAGTGGAGAAACCCATGTACATGCTCCATGCGATAGGAAGAAAAGCGTAATAAGAAGCATGAACAGAATTATTCGTTCCCTTTTACCTGAAGGGAGAAAGACTATCCTCTCATGTGTGAGCACCGATGAGGACATGCATGTTTGGAGCCATGTCCGTTTCGCtgacttcaattttttccacggAGATGTCACCCAGGTGGGTCCGTCTTGTATGGTACCTCCCCCAAGTGGAAAAACCTCCAACTATTACTCCTCCCGTTTGTACACTGGCAAAAAAGATAGCAGGTGCAAAATGGACAATCTTCACAGCGACAGGGTGGACCAAACGGAGAAAATGCAGTTTTACTTCCACATCAGGGAGTTCACAAGGCAGCAgtacaaaatgaatatgcTTGTCGAGTATCTCCAGGTGAAGCACCTTACTGAGTCGAATCGACATTTGGGAGGAGATTGCTTTGGAGGGGGCAACTACAACAGTGCACACTTCACTCGTAGAGAGGTGCACATAAAGCGGTTCGAACTGCTGCACCGatattatttacaatttttaagtaGGTTCTACTTGGAGGGTGACACTTCTACGGAGGAAGCAACCTTGATCCGGTTGAAGAGACATATGTACGGTTTGGACAGATGCTCCATCGACTGTGTGGGTCAGCGGCAGGGGTGGGGCCTTCCCCCGTTGGAAGTGTCACAAGTGGAGACCACAGAGGAAGCGGCTTCACGAGAGAAGTCGTCACATATGAGACCTTCACGACATGATATCCGTGCTGATCTTTCGAGGGAGATGGAGAGTAGCCTCCCGGGGTGCCCGCGCTCCCACGTCGGCGCTAACGCTGATCAGGAGGTCAGTCAGGAGGTCAGTCAGAAGGTCAATCAGGAGGCCAATCCGGAGACCAATCAGAAGGCCAATTGGGAGGCCAACCCGGAGACCAATCGGAAGGTCGCTCCTCACCCCAGAGCCAGTGCCACCGCCAACACCCCGATGAGTGCGAACGAAATTTCGGAAGCTCACGAGCTGAGGATCCTTTACAGGTTCGCAAAAAGGATAAGAAGTTTTTTACGAAGGAGCAGAGTGGACAATCCGGAGAAGCTGCCCCTTAGGAAGATAaggaaaattgtaaaatccTTATGCGCAGTGTGTGCCATTAGGTATGGGTCGTTCCTCTCGCATGAGCTGTTCAGGTTTGTTTTTAAATCGGCGGGGCGTAGGAAGCGTGTGAAGAGGGAAATGCGGGAAGTGCGGCTAGATCGAACGGAGCTGCCCCACCAAGCGACCCTTCCACACCCCACCACGCAAAGGAGGCCAGTAAAAATAATCCTCAAGAGGAACATAAAATCCTGTAGAGATCCCCAACTGGAGAAGCACTTCAAGCTGGATGACAGTCCTGAGAGGAGTGACACAAATGAGGGGATGATCAAACACAGGGTAGAGGAACAG GTGATTTATGAGAGgcgcaatttattttttaaaggggACGATCGGAAGAAGAGGCAACTCTTGGACATGCACTTCGACGAGGTTTTTTCCCGAGTCTTCTTCAGCAAAGTTTTGCCGACATGTGTAGACGAGATCTGCGTTAAGAAGGTCTCCACCGGGTCCCCCCAAAGAGGGGGCAACAGCGacggaagggggggaagcggtagTATCCGTAGCCGTAACAGTAGTACTAGTAGTactagtagtagtagtagcaaCGGCCGCGGCGGTGGTGACCGTCGCAGCGGCCAGGGAAGATACTTCACCGGAGAGACCAACACCGAGAAACGCAAAAACTTAAGGGAACGCGCCGCCATATGGAAAGACACCACCATATGGAAAGGCGCCACCAGTAAGGCCCACAAGCTGAAGAGGGACCAAGTTGTGACTctctttcaaattttgtacctgcatttttataaatgctTTTCCAGGCTGAACGTGTGTTCCTTGCTGGGGACGTATTGCAGTGGTCATTCTGTGAGTGACGAGAGGGGGGGTGGAAGTGATGAAAGCACCTCACAAGAGGTGGATCCCCCTCGCGAAGTGGACAAAGTGGgcgaagtggaggaagcgCAGAACGCATATTACTACCACACCTTTTTGAGCAGATTCCCCCCCctgagggagaaaaaaattgtggcgTGCGCGCCCCAAGACTTCTTCAAATCtcttaacaaaaatttcatccGAACAGTCATTTATCATGTGAATAAAACGCTGGgcgatttttcctttcttgaAAAATTGTTCGACGAATATGAGCATGTGGAAGGGCTGTGTGCAAATAAAATCGCGAAAGCGTTTTGGGATTGCAGTGATGATGAGGTGACCTATCGTGAGGAGGATAGATATTATAACGTCATTAAGGACCACTTCGTGCAAGTCATTGTCCCCTTTTGCGAGAAAAACAGCGGTTAG